A window of Dysidea avara chromosome 1, odDysAvar1.4, whole genome shotgun sequence genomic DNA:
tgtgtaattgaatccatgagttattaaatgtttttgaggattcagctcaacgcaaaCATACTATAATAAACATCATAGgggagaagtggagttccccatattctgtcGTTATGAGCAGGCTtcgctgtagtttggggttctccttgctacAGTCTTCAATAATGTGTAACAAGGATCAAATTCTAGATCCAAGcgtccctgtgtgcctccagccattgaccttgctgttgctgaggagtACCTGTCTCCTTttgaacaataattaattttttatattgtgcttgcttaTTTTATTTTTCTTATAAAATTAACCATGTCTACCAGAACAGTGTAtctgttctatcatacatgactgttgtattagagtatatctcatgTCAGCCAGGGATGTGCAGCTAACTacctagaccaataaggagtgaggtgatcttgtttattgtaagtaaatagctagattgctAAGAGGTCGGGTCTCAGTACTCtttcactattagtccacctatagATCTTTTTTCATTGTCACAAGCCCATTGTGAACCGGATCCCAATCGTGAGGTTGCAGATATCTATCAAGTGTACCTCTTGAATGGAAGATTGTAAGTATTAGAGAATCTGCACATAACCATATTTTAGATGTTAGCAGAATCAGCTGTTTATTGCTAAGAACTGTTGACTCTTTTTCCATATTTGGATGTAAGAATAAGCTGTTTATTGTTGAGGACTACATGACACATCAGGTGATTGGACTGAGGTCACAACAACAACTTGCTATATAAAAAGGGCTAACCGATAGCAAACCACCTGAGTCTGTAAGGATCAATAAGAGGAAGAACAGTTAAGCAGAAGAAAATAGTCATAGGATTTTACCAGTGCTGGGGAAGAAGATATTTTAAGAAGAAGACTAGACTGAAATTTACTATCTATTTTTTTATTGCTGCTAAATAATCAAAATCTAAAAATATTGAAAAAAactggtagcagaggatggttcAAGATGGCTGAAGATCAGGATAAAGGTCAGGAAGAAACTACTTTACAAACAgagaatggtcttattgatggAGGCTTTCTGACACTGGAGAAGGCAATGGGGGTAATGGAGGACTTAGTAATATGCTGCTGCAAAACCATGGAGCACATTATTTATCATTCTATTATACCACATCTGAACTCCTTCAATGTACTCATTGAAAACCAACACGGATTCAGGTCTCAGCACTCCTGTGTCACTCAACTTATTTCCCTGTTAGAAGATTTATCATATTCCATGGATCATCACCAACAAACGGATGTTATTCTTCTTGATtttgcaaaagcatttgacagtgtCCCACACCAGAGACTTCTTGTAAAACTCAGACATTATGGCATTACTAATAATATCTGTCACTGGATCAGTACCTGGCTTACCCAAAGATCTCAGCAAGTAGTATTAGATGGTGCCTCATCTGAATCGGTATCCGTTCAgtctggagtacctcaaggaACTGTCCTTGGTCCCTTGATGTTTCTcatatacattaatgacatcacAGAGAGCATAAGTTCACCGTTACGACTATTCGCTGATGATTGTATACTTTACAGAACTATTACTACTGAAGAAGATGCTGTCCAACTACAAAATGATCTTGACCATCTATTTGCCTGGGCAATAAAGTGGCAACTACATTTTAATGTaacaaaatgtactattatgcacTTCACCAGATCTTTATCACCTATTCTATTCAATTATAAACTGAATGATTGCAATTTAACAACATCTGGTCAACACTCTTACCTTGGAATTTTATTAGATAATAAACTATCTTGGTCATCTCACATAAAAAACACATCTGATAAAACTTTAAACTTTCTCAAACGAAACCTTAGTAGTTGCTCGCCAGAAGTAAAAGCATCAGCTTACCTCACCATGATTTGTCCTGTAATGGAATATGCTGTGGTTGTATGGGACCCATACTATCAAACTGATATCCAACAGTTAGAGGCGCAGCATAGAGCTGCAAGATGGGTTTTAAATGATTTTAGTAGATACGTAcagttcagtcacaaatatgttacaacagctttcttggccaagtcTCTAAGTACGTCGTAAGATATGTAGGTTACAAACACTATTTAAAATCATCCACAATGTGTACCCTTTATCTATCCCATCCTACTATTTAGAAATGGAAAGAGCCACTAGACAATATCATCCTAGACGTTACATTCTTCCTACTTCATCCACCAACATATTCCAGCATAGTTTTTATTTCAGATCAATTTGTGATTGGAACGCTTTATCACCCAGATTAATTGATCATGATAACATTGATCAATTTACTAATGAAATCCAGCAAATTTATAAGTCCTTCTGTACGCATGTAATCATTGTAACTATGTTTGTAATTGCTACATTTTCCTGAGTTAATcagcactgagtgctgcctgctcagtaataataaataattaaataaagtaACAAGGTACAAGATAGAGAAGGAACATAGAAATGTCGAGAAGCTTAGTGGAGAAATAGAACAGATCCAAATTGAATATAGCGATATGCAGAATCGAGTGCAACAAGTGGTAGATGTGCTAAGCAACCCCAGAGTCTATGATAAATTTCTAAAAGCACTATCAAATAAGGAAGCAGAAGTTTCAGCAGAGCAGACAGAGACACATCAGACACCCCCACCAGCCATAAGTGACAGTAGTCAGGAAGTGCCACCAACTGTAAGTTTGGattataccgtatagcgggttattttcgaaacagaaatttttgtacaagaagcaaaatatgaatttcgaaagattttaatttcaaagaatgcatatttcgaagtccggatggatttcaaataaacggaaaatCGTGTcataaattatgaagatgcgtgaatgtttgccgaaaactgacttactgatggaataatccccattcctgtgcactggagagaagactgagggagtctcgggtggagtgaactcactggcacgatcacgctTGATCATAGCTAGCTCATAATCACCATAGATtgtagagcagacggcatcaattcccattctggattctggttattggtacagtaatgaaacagtttacccattatcatcagcaatactgagctaaaactcgaggaatacactgGCGAACGAATCACCAAAAGTTAGatggttgctttcacttgtgggaatttattttcgaaaaacaaccggacgtgagaatttatttttgaagagaagggcctcttcgaaatatccgaaaataaaaacctttcgaaaattaccagctatacggtagtgTTAATCAAGGTCAATTTTCAACAGACTTAGTTCTGATTGGGCTAGACATGTGGAAGCAACTAAAAAAAGAGTGACAATACCAGTATTCTCAGGAGATAAGAGAACATATTCGAATTGGAAGGCTGCTTTCACTGCATATGTAGATAAGGCACCAGCAACAGCTGAGTATAAGCTGCTGCAGCTGAGACAGTGCCTAGCAGGAGAGGCTTTAAAAGCTATCGAGAACTTGGGTCATTCAGCAACAGCATATCAGACTGCAAAGGAAAGATTAGATAGGAAGTTTGGGGGGGCAATGTCGTCAGATTGCTTTATATTGGGAGGAAGTCGATAACTTTAGACCGATATTCCCAGACAATTTCCGAGATTTAGAGAAGTTTGCTGATCTCTTGGATATTACAATCGTGGATTTAAATGAAGCAGATAGATCAGGATTAATGATGGTCTGCTGTTAATCAAATTGCAGAAGATGCCTGCACAAATGTTGGCTAACTATCATAGATAAATTTTTGAGAAGCAAAAGAGGAAGTCATGAAGCACTATAGGAGTGGGTAATTAAGCAAGCTGAGTTCCAAACCAAAATACTAGAAGCAGTTCATGAGCTTTCTACACCAAAATCAAGGAAGTTTGAGACTAAGAGATTTAAGAAGGAAATTGCTCACTCATTTCTTGGGAAGTCTCACACAAAGTCAGATGTTGGTGCACAATGACCGTATTCATAAGAACATGTACTGTAGAACGTGTGGTAAATCTCACGGGGTATGGGCATGTCCAGAGTTCAAGCAGATGAATGCACAGAACAGGCGGGCTTGTGCTAAgcaaaataaattttgttttcatTGTCTAGGAGAAGGCCACCAGGGACAGTTTGTAACAGCACGAGGGTGTGTGGTATTAACAACTGTAAGGAGGTACACCATCGACTACTACACAGTGGTTCAAGTCAATCATCCCCAAACAATCAGACAAATGAATTGTATCTAAAGTGAAGGAGGAGATACAGCCACTTAGACAACAAGAGGTCAAAGCAGGAGAGAGAGTAGTGATTGCGGTGAAGGGAAGCCAAAAGAAAAGAGTCAGAAAGAAGGTACATTTACAACAGTGATAACAAAGAAAGGAGATACATCAGGTACAATGGCTTTAAGAGAAATTCCTGTATTTTTAAGAAATGGGCAAAAAATGGTGAAGGTAAATGCACTATTGGATGATGCAAGTACTAAGACCTATGTTAATTCAGATGTTGCTGCAGAGTTAGGTCTTCAGGAGTGTCTACAACAAGTGAGTGTTGGTGTCTTGAATGGTCAGGTTGAAACCTTTGAAACCTTACCAGTGCAATGTATAATTGAGAGTTTAGATGGGAAATCCAAATTAAATATTACAGCCTTTACAGCAGAAAAAGTTACAGGAGACATAAAAGCAATAGACTGGAGTACATTTTCCAGACGGTGGCCTCATTTACAGAAGTTAGAGTTTCCTAAGTTGGGATCAAGGCCAACAGTTGATGTTTTAATAGGCCTGGATTGTAGTGATCTTCACTATTCATTCCAAAATGTGTGAGGAACACCAGGACAGCCAGTGGCACATTAGACGCCGCTAGGTTGTACATGCATTGGTAACGTAGGAAGCAATAAACAAACTAACGCTAATACTAATTTTACTTACACTTACTATTCTGCAGGTCAACAGGACATGGAAAGAATTAATTTAATGGTACAAAACTTCTGGGAAACTGAGACAAGTGGCATAGAGAAAGGACCATTATTTAAGACTGACAAGAGGGCTGCTCTAGATATGGCAGAAAGATCTATTACATGCAACAACAGAAGCTATAGAATTGCTATACCCTGATAGGATAATTTAATCAACTTACCAAACAATGTTGATATGGCAGGACAGAGACTACAAAATTTGGAGAAGAGATTGTCTAGGCAACCTGAAATTGCTGAAGAACATACCAGAATTATTGGTGAACACATTAAGAAGAGATATATTACTAAGTTACCTCCAGTGGAAGATGATAAGATTGTCAAATGGTACTTCCCTCATTTTCCAGTCATAAGGAAGGACAGGTCAACTACGAAGGTATGGATTGTATTTGATGCATCAGCTCGATATAATGATATTGCTTTAAATGATGTTATTCACCAAGGACCTAAGTTGCAAAATGACCTATTTGATGTCTTAATTCGTTTTCAAAGGTATATAGTAGCTCTGAGTTGTGATGATATGGCCTGTCATCGGTTCTTATGGAGAGATATGAATATGAAACAAAAACCAGAAGAATATGAGTTCAATCATCTAGAATTTGGAATAAATTCATCACCTTTCCTAGCTCAATTTGTTTCCCAGTTCCAGTTTGCTATCGGTTAGCCCTTTTTATATAGCAAGTTGTTGTTGTGACCTCAGTCCAATCACCTGATGTGTCATGTAGTCCTCAACAATAAACAGCTTATTCTTACATCCAAATATGGAAAAAGAGTCAACAGTTCTTAGCAATAAACAGCTGATTCTGCTAACATCTAAAATATGGTTATGTACAGATTCTCTAATACTTACAATCTTCCATTCATTCTCTCCCTCCTTGTCATGGTCAACATGACAAGTCAAAGATTAAAATTTATCACTATCGATATACGTACTTCCTATTTTCTTTCTAACTACAGTGTATTTAGTTAAGTATTCCATAACATTAATCAAATTCCAATGGACAGACCTTTACAATAGGTCTTTATTATCAACTTGTAACTTCACTGTTCTTACTTTGCCATCTTTCCCTGGATATACTTCTAATATTCTGCCTAATGGCCATTGACCTTGTGGTATGTCAGATGAAACTACCAAAATAACATCTCCAGGTTTAACATTTTTCATCTTGAACCATTTCTGTCTTGGGCTTTCTGTTGGAATGGCTTCTAATACCTTGGTtgcattaaaaatccatttgtgaGTCTGCATCCCACAGCTCTGACAAGTCTTTGAAGAGTTTAACACCTTGTGCATCATCAATTACTGAGTCTATGTTGTCATCCGTATAAATATACTTTAAGATGACTTCTGCTCTAGGATACCTTTGTTCATAACGCTTGGCATGTAAGGATCAATAAGAGGAAGAACAGTTAAGCAGAAGAAAATAGTCACAGGATTTTACCAGTGCTGGGGAAGAAGATAAAGACTAGACTGAAATTTACAATCTATTTTATTATTGGGTTTAGCCTCTTTAAGGGTTTAGGGTAGGTGCCAACCTTATGCAGGATAGTGTATTTGTTTTCCTGGCTACATATGTTGTGAAGTAAGGCTCTCTACTTCTTTTTTCTGATATCTCATGTGCAGTGTTGGGAATAGCGTGTTACTTTAGTAACGCGTTACACAATAGTTATtacattttgtgatttcaagTAATATAACACATTATTATTCATAGTATAGTAATATAACTTTAGTTACTTTCAAGGAACCCACAGTTCGCTATATTAGTAACGAAAATAACGTGTTATTACCTAACGCGTTACTATTACAGTTTGTTAGTGACGTGTAACGATATTCATAACACATTACCAGGTCCATTACTAACCAACTAGTGTTACTCAACAGCttaatggctgcaataatctaCTGTCCTGATcccctataataaaattatccatATTAGTTCATACCTCAGACAACTGGTGATGTGATTTTCCAGCAATGCTTAGGTATGGCTGAAGAGAGCATCTCTACACAGGTGCAAGAAACCAGTAGCTATATTTACAGGAGTGTTTACTATATGCTAGCTCAGTAACTAACATGCAAGGTGTAAAGGAAAGGTATATGGTCAGAGCAAAAGTAACTTGATGTAatatattaagttacttttcttttggagtaatatgtaactgtaacttattTAATACATTACCCAAAAGtaaagagtaatatgtaatatattacattgacaaagtaactttcccaacactgcttaTGTGGTTGTTGTAGCTGTGGTCACTCCACATCTACGTACCTTGATTCCTAGAAATGCCCCAGGCAGGTAATGGACCCCAATTAATTTAACTGTGATTGGTCTAGCAGGATCATGAGGTTGAAGATTGTGGACATGCAGTAGTTTCTTGTGCAGTCCCTTGCCACCGGCTGCAGTACAAAATCATCAATGGTGTCCAGTCCTTTTGCTTGAAATCCGAACACTAGCCCAGACATTATAAGAGTAGCCAACCTTGTTCATATAGATTGATTCGATACCCAGCAAATGCTGAGCTGCACAGCTGGGATTATCCTGTGTACTTTGCTTTTACTTAAAGAGAATCCAGGAGCTACTACAATAGCCGTGTCATTTTTTCAATGTGTGTAAGACAGCTGTGTTTCTACCATTTTCACTTAATTTTCCACAATCAAATAATTTCTGTTATTTAATTGCTGGAGAACAGCTTTACAAAGGCAGTAATATTTAATGTGGCATCTCAAGCCAACTTTTGAGGTTTGTACACCAGCCTACTGTACTTGTACTCGTCAGTTATGAAACATGTTGAAACCTGTTTTCCTGCTTGGACTACTACAAACAGTACATACATTATGTTATGACATTGGTTATACTACTTTGATTTGTGCACTGAAAACTCTGAACTGGTACTAGTACATCAGTACATTTTAGTGCTTTGTCCAGACAAAATCCGTGTTACTCTGACAGTTtgacatatgctcaaaaataaataaataattattaggaGCCCTGTTATTATACTCCCCCACAAGGAGATCAGCAATCAGTTACTGTTTTTCTGGTTTACTTTATTAGGCATTAGTCTCAAGAAGACAACCCTTTGACATTGCACCCACAAAACACTTTTACCTTCTTAATAGTACCACAAGTCTTGCTAGATAGCAATCGCTTTGATATGTTGCAGTGTATATTTACCATTTTTACTGCTCAAAATAGCATTCCACAAatcagacaatttctgttacttTATTGCTGGAGACCAGTCTTACAAAGGCAATAGGCCACAAGCTTTATCTCACACCAACTTTTGAGGTTTGTGCACCAGCATACGTACTTGTACTTGGCAGCTATTAAACATGTTGAAGCTTAGCTTAAAGCACCTGCTTTCCTGCTTGGACTACAAACAGAATATACATCATATTATGACACTGTTACACCACTTTTTGTTTGCGCACTGAAAAAATCAGAACTGGTACTAGTACGTTTATGTGCTTTGTCCAAACCAAATCCGTGTTGTACTGACAGTTTGACAGTACaatcaaaaaatatatatatatatatatattatcgaGAGCCCTGTTATTATACTCAAGCACAAGGAGATCAGCAATCAGATGCCATTTTTCTGGTTTACTTTGCTTAGGTATTAGCCTCAAGGAGACAACCCTTTGGCATTGCACCCACAAAACACTTCTACCTTCTTTATAGTGCCACACATCTTGCTATATAGTCAATCACTTTGCTTTGATATGTTGCAGTCGATATTTGTGGTAGATGACTCTTGTACGTCCAAATAACCTTTATGACTACTGTCTgggacagcgttgaaaccgggccactactgctgacccggatgacccagattaattaaagccgaggcatgcgataagagctatgtttcggttAGTCTCAAGCGAGCgaacgagactacgttttgagcgttcgattcgtgttgagtaaatattgcaacttcagcctagctgtaggatgaaaaccaaaaaaaaaaaaaaaaaaggtcatcacctactgacaatagctacccctcaccacaGATACCCTTAGTtttgtgctacatactgcacttactaataaatgggtgtggctgagcgtatgttggtaatgcaataagtgggcgtggctcacgaaagagctacacgatagcgtttataagtttccacgtcaccaaatgaacaatttcgtttctcacgtgatccaatccgggtcagacccggataatttgtaaaccaggtcagacccagatgacccggagaaaatgtgacccggttgacccgacccggtttcaacgctggtctgGGATATAATTAGCAACTGAGATATCCATGATCTGATAGTTCCCATATCCACTGCTCCTATATCCACTGCTCCAAACAGAGTGAGGGTATCCATCCCATCATAAAGGGATCAGTGGCTGCAGCCCTGTTTACTGTCCCAAACTCATAGGTGATTTATGTACACGTAATGGCCTTCTTTCTGAGAGAATATGACAACCAAGATAAGCAAGAAGAGGCCTGATAAATTACACACCCTGAGGTGGAAAGCCAGGCCTCTCCCTAATGCCATACCCTACTAGTCCTGAAGATCCACTCATCTGATCTGGTATCTAATAAACACCACATAGTTAATGGGTTTttgaaacaaacaaacagacaGGACCAATTGGGTATGGCATTATCTGGGGTAATCATACAATTGAAACATAATTCCTTGAGACCTGAGGTACCCACCGATTTGTCAAGTGTCAATGAACATAGCAACCACTGAGACGGGGATTCCTGTAATGGCTACTACTGATTTGTTGAGTCtgctattttacaaaattaaatcTTGCAGCAGCAGAAGTTGAACTGTGATTGTTGATAACCCCAATAGCAGGTTGGTGGCACCACCTGTATGTGCTGACCGAGAACATCAGTATCTATTATAGCCAACTTACCATTTATAAATGATATAACTTGCTATATACAAGCCCCTAACTGCCAGGTAACACTATGAGTACACCCCTACAAGCTAGTATGTACATCCCTGTCATACAGCAAGccagtaggtacacccctaccatacagcaagctggtatgtacacccctaccatacagcaagctggtaggtacacccctaccatacagcaagctggtaggtacacccctaccatacagtaagctggtaggtacacctctaccatacagcaagctggtaggtacacccctaccatacagcaagacggtaggtacatccctaccatacagcaagctagtatGTACATCCCTGTCATACAGCAAgccggtaggtacacccctaccatacagcaagacggtaggtacatccctaccatacagcaagctggtaggtacatccctaccatacagcaagctggtaggtacacccctaccatacggCAAGCCAGTAGGTACACCCATACCATAccgcaagctggtaggtacacccctaccatacagcaagctggtagtacatccctactatacagcaagctggtaggtacacccctaccatacagcaagccagtaggtacacccctaccatacagcaagctggtaggtacaccctaccatacagcaagctggtaggtacacccctaccatacagcaagctggtaggtacatccctaccatacagcaagctggtaggtacacccctaccatacagcaagccagtaggtacacctctaccatacagcaagctggtaggtacaccctaccatacagcaagctggtaggtacacctctaccataAAGCAAGCCggtaggtacacctctaccatacagcaagctggtaggtacaccctaccatacagcaagctggtaggtacacctctaccataaagcaagctggtaggtacaccctaccatacagcaagctggtaggtacacccctaccatacagcaagctggtaggtacacccctaccatacagcaagccagtaggtacacccctaccatacagcaagccagtaggtacacctctaccatacagcaagccagtaggtacacccctaccatacagcaagctggtagtacatccctaccatacagcaagctggtaggtacacccctaccatacagcaagctggtagtacatccctaccatacagcaagctggtaggtacaccccaaccatacagcaagctggtagtacatccctaccatacagcaagctggtaggtacacccctaccatacagcaagccggtaggtacacccctaccataaagcaagctggtaggtacacccctaccatacagcaagctggtaggtacacccctaccatacagcaagctggtaggtacacccctaccatacaacaagctggtaggtacatccctaccatacaACAAGCTGGTAGCTAGATACATACTTACTATACCTCAAGCCTACCATACAGCAGGTTTATAAGTTGTACACCTGGTCAGTAATGTACTTTACTACTTGAGCCCTGAAGAGTAAACACCGTAGTCCCCGAGATGTTCACAACAAATGTTGTTAACTAATACCTCCCATAAAAATTGCACCGGTCAAGAGTAAACAACACTTCTAATTCTAAGATGTAACAATTGGGTGCACATTTACATTAAAAATACTTATGCTTTAATTTCTGATAAAAAACTTTTGATAATTCTTAGCGTTCTAAGCCAACTATTAATGTTTCGTGTCCATAAATCACGGCTCTTACTCTGTGATTATTGAGTGAAATTGATACTACACTAACTATATTTTGCAAGTGAAAACCCCAACATACTTGTGTACCTGTGAAATGTGTCTTGCAGCAATTTAAAACAAAATTCTATAATTCCCACAGTTTAAGGGTATGTACTAGTTAGCCTCAGGCTGTTTAAACTAATTGGTAGAGTGGCAAAAATATTTGTTTGCTGCTCCATCCAATTTTCATCTTTAATAGTAAAGTTATCCTGATGTTCTACAACTTAAAACAAATATAAGATCTACAATTATGTGTTTACCATGAGTCTAGGTTTACCCCTGATCACCAGGAAGGTATAGTACCACCTCTACCTACAGTATCCCTGTAGGTACCATACAACAAATTAATCAGTGGgtacatccctaccatacaACAAATTAATCAGTGGgtacatccctaccatacaACAAATTAATTGGTAGGTACATTTCTCTAGCATTAAGGGATAGCTATGACATTAGAGGAGATGCCGCTTAACTGATCTCACTTCAAAGTCCTAAGCCAAATATACCTACTTCCAGAAATTTAATTATCACATCACAGTACAGTAGTAACCATCCTGTTTACCACATCATTGCCTTAAACAGGAAGTGAGGTGCTATCTCAGCCAGTGTCATACCCCTCTACAGAATGTATTTCTTCCATGAAATGCATGCTGTGTCCAGGTGCATTACCAGTCTGCTGGTTCCCCTATGCTGGATCCCTTGACTTATGCAAGACAACAAGCATATAGCTGCGGCATGCTAAGCATTGTAACTAACTATAAGAGCTTAATAGTACCCTAATTACCTGCATTAGCATACACACATGACTGTCAACTGTGGAGCCGAACAAACTGCTGTAGTTGTGACTCAGAAATAAGATATGCTTGCTGCCACAATAGCATCTAAAAGGCTAACTGAAAGTACATGCCTACCACAGCCACATTATCTACATGATGTCAACCTGGGGTGAATGGTCTAGTTGTAGCTCAGTGGAGGTTGATGATAATGTTGTAGTAATACTTTGCTGCTCCCATACTTGATAAGTTCCAGTATTAATATCAACTCAATAAAACTTTTCCAGCACTGCAAACAATTAGTGATACTGCTGCTCCTTAGCTGCCACCGCTACC
This region includes:
- the LOC136258885 gene encoding uncharacterized protein, which gives rise to MAGQRLQNLEKRLSRQPEIAEEHTRIIGEHIKKRYITKLPPVEDDKIVKWYFPHFPVIRKDRSTTKVWIVFDASARYNDIALNDVIHQGPKLQNDLFDVLIRFQRYIVALSCDDMACHRFLWRDMNMKQKPEEYEFNHLEFGINSSPFLAQFVSQFQFAIVLNNKQLILTSKYGKRVNSS